The following proteins are co-located in the Deinococcus yavapaiensis KR-236 genome:
- a CDS encoding PRC and DUF2382 domain-containing protein, which produces MAFLVPLSDLMRERDELRTDHLDHPMGHPLYVIGGANVGKVHDVLVDPSGGHVRYLVVRSGSMLHHKDLLVPVGLARIEDDAVYLEALTREQFLDLRPYTPGEALEGPGDARGPTAPSSSYTNPNFPSPTTAPTPLPATASEDLFRTPERLRLLEERLVVDKRRVPIGSVEVGKHVETRSEHVSVPLTREVVEIRRHPVEDERRADGVGIGQGSATLRVDVEAERAAVHKRAFMTEEVEVGKRAVVETHTVTETVGREVLDVKHIEASDDRTPLGIRAQNFDSPTENPDGTAVLFTSERRASEWPRALVLAVPILAAGGALFLLNRRRQSANIANGDTAMTNTDHGTPIVATTERPVDAHLEVHEMHDAREVARDAARDLVSDAREASTAITEQRSRDVSDVIGQELRRELPPLVAAVTTEMKRLLSTHERDVTSRLERQEARLVELDERLSHVKVHLSARPRGGSFPVGLALLAVGSYFLWRQPQLRERLQSLVARRSQDAAKSEKQEATEITNERPAFLTPSPMDDLRNEFIEAGNTVRKNVSNAHGARGVFDDLGDDSVADGTPGETALRRTNDDVRREPRDKR; this is translated from the coding sequence GTGGCATTCCTCGTTCCCTTGTCGGATCTCATGCGTGAACGCGACGAACTCAGGACCGACCACCTCGACCATCCCATGGGCCATCCCCTCTACGTCATCGGTGGCGCGAACGTCGGGAAGGTCCACGACGTCCTCGTCGACCCTTCGGGCGGGCACGTGCGGTACCTCGTCGTGCGCAGCGGCTCCATGTTGCATCACAAGGACCTCCTCGTCCCCGTCGGATTGGCGCGCATCGAGGACGACGCCGTCTATCTCGAGGCTCTCACGCGAGAGCAGTTCCTCGATCTGCGTCCCTACACGCCCGGAGAAGCGCTCGAAGGGCCGGGAGACGCCCGAGGACCCACCGCGCCCTCGTCTTCGTACACGAATCCGAACTTTCCCTCGCCGACCACTGCGCCCACGCCCCTCCCAGCGACCGCGAGCGAGGACTTGTTCCGCACGCCTGAGCGACTGCGCCTCCTCGAGGAACGCCTCGTCGTCGACAAGCGACGCGTGCCGATCGGCAGCGTGGAGGTCGGAAAGCACGTCGAAACCCGAAGCGAGCACGTCTCCGTTCCCCTGACGCGCGAAGTCGTGGAGATTCGCCGTCATCCCGTCGAGGACGAACGTCGAGCCGACGGCGTCGGAATCGGACAAGGAAGTGCCACCCTGCGCGTCGACGTGGAAGCGGAACGGGCCGCCGTTCACAAGCGTGCCTTCATGACCGAGGAGGTCGAAGTCGGAAAGCGTGCCGTCGTCGAGACGCACACGGTGACCGAGACCGTCGGACGCGAAGTGCTCGACGTGAAGCACATCGAAGCGAGCGACGACCGCACTCCGCTTGGCATTCGAGCGCAGAACTTCGACTCGCCGACGGAAAATCCCGACGGCACGGCCGTTCTCTTCACCTCGGAGCGCCGCGCCTCCGAGTGGCCACGTGCCCTCGTGCTCGCCGTCCCGATCCTCGCGGCGGGCGGCGCCCTCTTCCTGCTGAACCGCCGACGCCAGTCGGCCAACATCGCGAACGGAGACACCGCCATGACGAACACCGACCACGGAACTCCCATCGTTGCCACGACCGAGCGTCCCGTCGATGCCCACCTCGAAGTTCACGAGATGCACGACGCGCGAGAAGTGGCGCGTGACGCCGCACGAGACCTTGTCTCGGACGCCCGCGAGGCATCCACTGCTATCACCGAGCAACGCTCGCGCGACGTGAGCGACGTGATCGGGCAGGAACTGAGGCGCGAGCTGCCGCCACTCGTGGCGGCCGTGACGACCGAGATGAAGCGTTTGCTGTCCACGCACGAGCGCGACGTGACGTCGCGACTCGAGCGACAAGAAGCGCGGCTCGTGGAGCTCGACGAGCGCTTGTCGCACGTCAAGGTTCACCTGTCTGCTCGGCCACGTGGCGGTTCGTTCCCTGTCGGCCTCGCGCTCCTCGCGGTCGGAAGCTACTTCCTGTGGCGCCAGCCCCAGCTTCGAGAACGCCTGCAATCGCTCGTCGCCCGACGCTCTCAAGACGCCGCCAAGAGCGAGAAGCAAGAGGCGACGGAGATCACGAACGAACGGCCCGCGTTCCTCACGCCCAGTCCGATGGACGACCTGCGCAACGAGTTCATCGAAGCAGGCAACACCGTCCGCAAGAACGTCAGCAATGCCCACGGCGCTCGCGGCGTCTTCGACGACCTCGGCGACGACTCGGTCGCTGACGGCACGCCCGGTGAAACTGCGCTTCGCCGAACGAACGACGACGTTCGACGCGAGCCTCGCGACAAACGCTGA